From Medicago truncatula cultivar Jemalong A17 chromosome 7, MtrunA17r5.0-ANR, whole genome shotgun sequence, a single genomic window includes:
- the LOC11442984 gene encoding F-box protein SKIP24 gives MLFNFPKMSSLPIELWTKILEIGIQDCGLSYKDLCCISISCRLLHRLSVEDSLWNRLLSSDFPSSSTSSSSSSSKSLYKLRFERDKERKIAAHRRVVLRKESQILEHSRRLHDIQTCVSQEKLKAIQTSTELSHLRRVREASVALNVWQPEVVRGRQKQMVEQCVVPAESRIRTLEMELRLCKQHILGLEKSYRDEKCRLDNAKEELESLKYHPLRKHKPVGGGENEHKVKRKMLKSCNNSKHCCIGR, from the exons ATGTTGTTCAATTTTCCGAAAATGTCGTCTCTCCCAATCGAACTATGGACCAAAATTCTCGAAATCGGAATCCAAGATTGCGGTTTGAGCTACAAAGACCTCTGCTGCATCTCAATCTCCTGCCGCCTCCTTCACCGCCTCTCCGTTGAAGATTCTCTCTGGAACCGCCTTCTCTCCTCCGACTTCCCTTCTTCTTCcacttcttcctcttcttcatcctcAAAATCTCTTTATAAATTAAG GTTTGAGAGAGACAAGGAGAGGAAAATAGCAGCTCATAGGAGGGTTGTGCTGAGAAAGGAGAGCCAGATTTTGGAACATTCTAGAAGGCTGCATGATATTCAGACATGTGTGTCTCAAGAAAAGCTCAAAGCCATTCAAACTTCTACTGAGTTGTCCCATTTGCGTAGAGTCAG AGAAGCCTCTGTAGCTTTGAATGTATGGCAACCCGAGGTTGTCCGGGGTAGGCAAAAACAGATGGTGGAACAATGTGTTGTGCCTGCTGAATCCCGGATTCGCACGCTTGAGATGGAACTCAGGCTCTGTAAGCAACATATTTTGGGGTTGGAGAAGTCCTAT AGAGATGAAAAGTGTAGGCTTGATAATGCAAAGGAAGAGTTAGAATCTTTGAAGTATCATCCTCTTCGGAAGCATAAGCCTGTCGGTGGAGGGGAAAATGAACATAAGGTCAAGCGGAAGATGTTGAAAAGCTGCAATAACT CCAAACACTGCTGCATTGGACGATGA
- the LOC11428992 gene encoding transcription factor MYB60 gives MGRPPCCEKVGIKKGPWTPEEDIILVSYIQEHGPGNWRTVPTNTGLSRCSKSCRLRWTNYLRPGIKRGNFTPHEEGMIIHLQALLGNKWAAIASYLPQRTDNDIKNYWNTHLKKKLNKFHAALDPSNSTTAYLSKSFSDRSLDVSNNHTSSLKINTQNSHQSSSSTYASSTENISRLLEGWMRSSPNSQIKGNYQYGHQEFQSINDDIIDDNNNDFENNGKLLVKSASVPADLNLEIHHHHHHHKITSKGELLQDGGVSHDQEFDSILSFENLNNGAAWDKSTCDSMPEKCSASSSSSHHKNIKNLCAAPPPLSFLEKWLLDENVGHVEEMMELSPMF, from the exons ATGGGAAGACCTCCTTGTTGTGAAAAAGTTGGCATCAAGAAAGGTCCATGGACACCTGAAGAAGATATCATCCTTGTTTCTTACATCCAAGAACATGGTCCAGGAAATTGGAGAACAGTTCCTACTAATacag GGTTGTCAAGGTGCAGCAAAAGTTGCAGGCTTAGATGGACAAATTATCTGAGGCCAGGAATCAAGAGAGGAAACTTCACTCCTCATGAAGAAGGAATGATTATTCATTTGCAAGCTCTTCTTGGTAACAA ATGGGCAGCCATAGCTTCATACCTTCCACAAAGAACAGATAATGATATAAAGAATTATTGGAACACACATCTAAAGAAAAAGCTCAACAAATTTCATGCAGCTTTAGATCCATCAAACTCAACAACAGCTTATCTATCCAAGAGTTTTAGTGACAGAAGTTTAGATGTTAGCAACAATCATACTTCATCTCTTAAGATTAATACTCAAAATTCTCAtcaatcttcttcttcaacctaTGCTTCAAGCACTGAGAATATTTCAAGGCTCTTGGAAGGTTGGATGAGATCTTCACCAAATTCACAAATCAAAGGAAATTATCAATATGGTCATCAAGAGTTTCAAAGCATTAATGatgatattattgatgataataataatgactTTGAAAATAATGGGAAATTATTAGTGAAGTCTGCTTCAGTTCCAGCTGATTTAAACCTTGAaatccatcatcatcatcatcatcacaaaaTTACCAGCAAAGGTGAATTATTACAAGATGGTGGAGTTTCACATGATCAAGAGTTTGATTCTATTCTTTCATTTGAGAATCTTAACAATGGTGCTGCTTGGGACAAGTCAACTTGTGATTCTATGCCTGAAAAGTgttcagcttcttcttcttcttctcatcaCAAGAATATTAAGAATTTATGTGCAGCTCCTCCTCCTTTGTCATTTCTTGAGAAATGGTTATTGGATGAAAATGTTGGTCATGTTGAGGAAATGATGGAATTATCTCCAATGTTCTAa
- the LOC11428993 gene encoding eukaryotic translation initiation factor 3 subunit A isoform X2, producing MALFLKENALKRAEELINVEQKQGALQTLHDVITSKRYRSWQEIQEKIMFKYVELCVDLRKGQFAKDGLIHYRIICQQVNVGSLEEVVKRFIHLSTEKAEKACSQAREMEQALDVDDLEADKRPEDLLKCYVSEEKGKDRSDRELVTARFKFLWETYRIVLEVLRNNSKFEALYAMTAYRALQFCKQYKRKTEFRRLCEILRNHLANLNKYPDQRDRPDLSAPESLQLYLDTRFEQLKIATELELWKEAFRSVEDIHGLMCMAKKTLKPSLMTVYYATLIEIFWISSSHLYHAYAWFKLFLLQKSFNKDLSQKDLEFIASSVVLAALSVPPHDRNLELEHEKERNLRMANLIGFNLKNKMNSSKVLSRSSLLAELASKGVMSCVAQEVKDIYYLLENKFLPSDFALKVPPLLNKISKLGGKFSFASSVPEVQLSQYVPALKKLATLRLLQQVSNVYQTMKVENLAGMMPFSDFSVVEKISVDAVNQKFLSMKVDHMKKVVIFCKKSLEADGLRDHLASSALNKAREMISPPDRKQSKLGPLLPSLLEVVAKDHKILLARKSIIEKRKEVQERKPLETEQEEESKEAAEQRQLLTVFNSEHRRNQRIHREIAEREHEEAERHRNEELNLTNQLRMRQEMEKKLKKLSKTMDFLERAKREESAPLIEAAYQQRLVEERILHEREQQQEAELKERLSHRMENKIFEEKVFNRRKVEFNRLGGEREESRKQEREKMRKLKHYLRLEEQRQQKLNEEEEARKHEEAERKKKEETERLAKLAEILEKQRQREREVEEKAEKQKREALAGKPNEPALRPYKPPPARRSLESDTAAPATSSAPAPGKYIPKFRRGGA from the exons ATGGCTTTATTCTTGAAGGAGAATGCTCTCAAAAGGGCAGAAG AGTTAATCAATGTGGAGCAGAAGCAGGGTGCTCTTCAGACGCTGCACGATGTTATTACTTCGAAAAGATACCGATCATGGCAGGAAATACAAGAAAAGATTATGTTTAAGTATGTAGAGTTGTGTGTAGACTTGCGGAAAGGACAGTTTGCGAAGGATGGGTTGATTCATTATCGGATCATATGTCAGCAAGTGAATGTTGGTTCGCTGGAGGAGGTGGTTAAGCGTTTTATTCACCTGTCAACGGAGAAAGCTGAAAAAGCCTGTAGTCAGGCTCGGGAAATGGAACAAGCCCTCGATGTTGATGACTTAGAGGCGGATAAAAGGCCAGAGGACTTGTTGAAGTGCTATGTCAGTGAGGAGAAAGGAAAAGATAGATCTGATCGGGAGCTTGTTACCGCACGATTTAAATTTCTCTGGGAAACTTACAGGATAGTGCTTGAAGTATTGCGGAACAACTCAAAATTCGAAGCTTTATATGCT ATGACAGCTTATCGAGCTCTCCAGTTTTGTAAGCAGTACAAAAGGAAAACAGAATTTAGAAGACTCTGCGAAATCTTAAGAAACCATTTGGCTAATCTTAACAAATATCCGGACCAACGTGACCGACCTGATCTTTCTGCTCCTGAAAGCTTGCAATTGTATCTTGATACTAGATTTGAGCAGCTGAAAATTGCCACTGAACTTGAACTCTGGAAG GAAGCCTTTAGATCTGTTGAAGATATACATGGCCTAATGTGCATGGCCAAGAAAACATTGAAACCATCCTTGATGACGGTTTACTATGCGACGTTGATCGAAATATTTTGGATATCTTCAAGTCATTTATATCATGCATATGCATGGTTCAAGctctttttgttacaaaaaagcTTCAACAAAGATCTGAGTCAGAAGGATTTGGAGTTCATAGCATCATCTGTTGTTCTAGCTGCACTTTCAGTGCCTCCTCATGATCGTAATTTAGAACTAGAGCATGAAAAGGAGCGAAATTTGAGGATGGCTAATCTCATTGGCtttaatcttaaaaataagATGAATAGCAGCAAAGTG CTCTCAAGGTCATCACTTCTTGCTGAACTG GCATCAAAGGGTGTAATGTCTTGTGTTGCACAAGAAGTGAAGGACATTTACTATCTTTTGGAAAACAAATTTCTTCCCTCAGACTTTGCACTTAAAGTACCACCCTtgctaaataaaatttcaaaattaggGGGTAAGTTTTCGTTTGCTTCATCAGTTCCAGAGGTACAATTGTCGCAGTATGTCCCAGCACTTAAAAAGTTAGCTACTCTGAGGTTGCTACAACAG GTGTCCAATGTGTACCAGACAATGAAGGTTGAGAACTTAGCTGGGATGATGCCTTTCTCTGATTTTTCCGTTGTGGAAAAAATCTCTGTAGATGCTGTTAATCAGAAATTTCTATCGATGAAAGTTGACCACATGAAAAAAGTTGTAATTTTCTGCAAGAAG AGTCTTGAGGCTGATGGCTTAAGGGATCACTTGGCCAGTTCCGCTTTGAATAAGGCAAGGGAAATGATATCTCCTCCTGATAGGAAACAATCAAAACTTGGACCCTTGCTCCCATCTTTGTTAGAGGTTGTGGCCAAAGATCACAAGATTCTCCTTGCTCGAAAATCAATTATTGAGAAGAGGAAAGAAGTACAAGAACGGAAGCCTCTTGAAACG GAACAAGAGGAGGAATCAAAAGAAGCCGCGGAACAAAGGCAGCTTTTAACTGTGTTTAATAGTGAGCATAGGAGGAATCAAAGGATTCACCGAGAAATAGCCGAAAGAGAACATGAAGAAGCTGAAAGGCATAGAAATGAGGAATTGAATTTGACTAACCAACTCAGGATGAGACAAGAAATGGAGAAGAAACtgaaaaaattaagtaaaaccATGGATTTTTTGGAAAGAGCTAAGAGAGAAGAGTCTGCTCCGCTAATCGAAGCGGCATATCAACAACGCCTAGTGGAAGAGAGGATTCTTCATGAGCGTGAGCAACAA CAAGAGGCTGAACTGAAGGAGCGGCTTAGTCATAGGATGGAGAATAAA ATATTTGAAGAGAAAGTTTTCAATCGTCGGAAAGTAGAATTTAACCGACTGGGGGGAGAGAGGGAGGAATCCAGGAAACAGGAGAGGGAAAAAATGAGGAAGTTGAAGCATTATCTTCGGTTGGAAGAACAGAGACAGCAAAAATTGAATGAGGAGGAAGAAGCTCGGAAGCATGAAg AGGCtgagagaaaaaagaaggaaGAGACCGAACGCTTAGCGAAATTGGCAGAGATACTTGAAAAGCAGAggcaaagagaaagagaagttgAAGAAAAGGCTGAGAAGCAAAAGAGGGAAGCATTGGCAGGCAAACCTAATGAACCAGCTTTGAGGCCTTATAAGCCTCCTCCTGCCCGTCGTTCATTGGAGTCTGATACTGCTGCACCTGCAACTTCCTCAGCCCCAGCTCCAGGGAAATACATTCCCAAGTTCCGGCGAGGAGGAGCTTAA
- the LOC11433216 gene encoding presenilin-like protein At1g08700, producing the protein MESSVLESIGVEIIGVMSPVSICMFLVVLLVYTLSTTSSPETTFTTAANLVYAENPSDTTAQKLEGALLNAVVFIILIAIVTFLLVLLYYYNCTAFLRNYVRFSAFFVLATMGGSIFINLIERFSIPLDSITFFIFLFNFTIVGVLSVFAEAIPIIVRQCYMVCLGIFVAAWFTKLPEWTTWTLLVALALYDLVAVLAPGGPLKLLVELASSRNEELPALIYEARPTVAPNSRAAAFGLFVAGVSEAQPTQSSSIELQELQVVPIVNMNERDNDIHIEGGGGDDSVAGVEDFRNDEGERSPLVGNNGNREEERSPLVEVMGNERREPREREEFAERGIKLGLGDFVFYSVLVGRAAMYDLMTVYACYLAIISGLGCTLILLSVCRHALPALPISIALGVLFYFLTRLLMEPFIVGTATNLMMF; encoded by the coding sequence CGTTCTCCTCGTCTACACTCTCTCCACCACCTCCTCACCGGAAACCACCTTCACCACCGCCGCTAATCTCGTCTACGCTGAAAACCCCTCCGACACCACCGCACAAAAACTCGAAGGCGCACTTCTCAACGCCGTCGTTTTCATCATCCTCATCGCCATCGTCACCTTCCTTCTCGTCCTCCTTTACTACTACAACTGCACCGCCTTCCTCCGTAACTATGTCCGCTTCTCCGCCTTCTTCGTCCTCGCTACCATGGGTGGATCCATCTTCATCAACCTAATCGAACGCTTCTCAATTCCGTTAGATTCaatcacttttttcatttttctcttcaatttcacTATTGTTGGTGTGCTTTCGGTTTTCGCGGAAGCGATTCCGATTATTGTTCGTCAGTGTTATATGGTTTGTCTTGGGATTTTCGTTGCTGCGTGGTTTACGAAGCTTCCGGAATGGACCACGTGGACGCTTCTTGTTGCTCTTGCTCTTTATGATCTTGTTGCTGTTTTAGCTCCTGGTGGTCCTTTGAAGCTCCTCGTTGAATTGGCTTCGAGCCGGAATGAGGAGCTTCCTGCTTTGATTTATGAAGCTCGCCCTACCGTTGCTCCTAACAGCAGGGCCGCTGCTTTTGGGCTTTTCGTCGCCGGTGTTTCTGAAGCTCAGCCAACTCAATCGTCTTCGATTGAGCTTCAGGAACTTCAGGTGGTCCCCATAGTGAATATGAATGAACGTGATAATGATATTCATATTGAAGGAGGTGGTGGTGATGATTCTGTTGCGGGGGTTGAGGATTTTCGGAATGATGAAGGGGAAAGGTCACCATTGGTTGGAAATAATGGGAATCGCGAAGAAGAAAGGTCTCCACTTGTTGAGGTGATGGGGAATGAGAGGAGAGAACCCAGGGAAAGAGAGGAATTTGCTGAGAGAGGGATTAAGCTTGGACTTGGTGATTTTGTGTTCTACAGTGTTCTTGTGGGAAGAGCTGCAATGTATGATCTTATGACTGTTTATGCTTGTTACCTTGCCATTATATCTGGACTTGGATGCACTCTTATTTTGTTGTCGGTTTGTCGTCATGCTTTGCCGGCTCTTCCGATTTCGATTGCTTTGGGTGTGCTTTTCTATTTCTTGACTAGATTGTTGATGGAGCCTTTTATCGTTGGAACTGCTACGAATTTGATGATGTTTTGA
- the LOC11432675 gene encoding GDSL esterase/lipase At3g26430 produces MMNMKPLIVPAGIMNTLCLVVLYCSIIITDNSVSGSRKCEFPAIFNFGDSNSDTGGLSAAFGQPGYPYGESFFHHPVGRYCDGRLLVDFIAEKLGLPYLNAYLDAVGSNFSHGANFATAGSTIRPQNTTLHQTGGFSPFSLDVQFTQFNDFQRRTQFFRNKGGIYKTLLPKAEYFSRALYTFDIGQNDLASGYFHNMSINQVKAYVPDVLDQFKNTIKNIYAHGGRSFWIHNTGPVGCLPYIIELHKVTSDKVDKAGCAIPYNEVAKFFNHELKQAVVQLRKKLPSAAITYVDVYSAKYSLISQAYRHGFKEPLRACCGHGGKYNYNLHIGCGAKVKIDGKEILIGKPCKDPSVVVNWDGVHLTQAANKWVFEQIVDGSLSDPPIPLNMACYKHS; encoded by the exons ATGATGAATATGAAACCTTTAATAGTACCAGCTGGTATTATGAATACCCTTTGTTTAGTGGTACTGTATTGTTCAATTATTATTACAGATAATTCAGTTAGTGGTTCAAGGAAGTGTGAATTCCCAGCAATATTCAACTTTGGTGACTCAAATTCAGACACTGGAGGTCTTTCTGCTGCCTTTGGACAACCTGGCTATCCTTATGGAGAGTCCTTCTTTCATCACCCTGTTGGTCGCTACTGTGATGGTCGTCTTCTTGTTGATTTCATTG CTGAGAAGCTAGGCCTTCCATATTTGAATGCATACCTTGATGCTGTTGGATCAAATTTTAGCCATGGAGCCAACTTTGCAACTGCTGGATCAACCATCAGACCTCAGAATACAACTCTTCATCAAACTGGTGGTTTCAGCCCTTTCTCTTTGGATGTTCAATTCACTCAGTTCAATGATTTCCAGCGTAGGACACAATTTTTTCGCAACAAAG GTGGAATATACAAAACATTGTTACCAAAAGCAGAATATTTTTCTCGAGCATTATACACATTTGATATTGGTCAAAATGACTTGGCATCCGGTTACTTCCACAACATGTCCATAAATCAAGTTAAAGCATATGTTCCTGATGTTCTGGATCAATTCAAGAACACAATCAAG AATATATATGCTCATGGAGGAAGATCATTTTGGATTCACAATACTGGTCCTGTTGGTTGTTTGCCATACATCATTGAACTTCACAAAGTAACATCAGATAAAGTAGACAAAGCAGGATGCGCAATCCCTTATAATGAAGTGGCTAAGTTCTTCAATCATGAACTGAAACAAGCTGTTGTTCAACTTCGAAAAAAACTTCCCTCGGCTGCCATAACCTATGTCGACGTTTACTCAGCCAAGTACTCTCTCATTAGTCAAGCATACAGACATG GTTTTAAGGAACCTTTGAGGGCTTGTTGTGGACATGGTGGGAAGTATAACTATAATTTACACATTGGATGTGGAGCAAAGGTTAAGATTGAtggaaaagagattttgatTGGAAAACCATGCAAGGATCCATCTGTGGTGGTTAATTGGGATGGTGTTCATTTGACCCAGGCTGCTAATAAATGGGTGTTTGAGCAAATTGTAGATGGttcactttctgatcctcctaTTCCCTTAAACATGGCTTGTTATAAGCACTCTTAA
- the LOC120577072 gene encoding F-box protein SKIP24, which translates to MSSLPEELWSRILEIGIEKSSLSYKDLCCISISCHLLHRLSSDDSLWNGLISSDFPSSSASSLASSSKSLYKLRLEREKERLSHMARITYHYISCHNQSFNDRLCRWSRRESITVHETEEVLSSVGGKRETTKIACVYFFVLLVKTLVCVLLIDSIVVICFCREASVALNVWQPEVVRGRQKQMVEQCGMEHRLCTQRVLGLEKSYVSVDVIYYKFWGW; encoded by the exons ATGTCATCTCTCCCTGAAGAACTATGGAGCAGAATTCTGGAAATCGGAATTGAAAAAAGCAGCTTGAGCTACAAGGATCTCTGTTGCATCTCAATCTCTTGCCACCTCCTTCACCGCCTTTCCTCTGATGACTCTCTCTGGAACGGCCTTATCTCCTCCGACTTCccttcttcttctgcttcttctttggcttcttcttcaaaatcccTTTATAAATTAAG gttggagagagagaaggagCGGCTTAGTCATATGGCGAGGATTACATATCATTACATATCTTGCCATAATCAATCTTTTAATGATAGACTTTGCAGATGGAGTAGAAGAGAAAGTATTACGGTCCATGAAACAGAAGAAGTATTGTCTTCAGTTGGGGGTAAAAGAGAGACTACAAAAATTGCA TGTGtgtacttttttgttttgttggtaAAGACTTTAGTGTGTGTTCTATTGATTGATAGTATTGTTGTGATTTGTTTTTGTAGAGAAGCCTCTGTAGCTTTGAATGTATGGCAACCCGAGGTTGTCCGGGGTAGGCAAAAACAGATGGTGGAACAATGTGGGATGGAACACAGGCTCTGTACGCAACGTGTTTTGGGGTTGGAGAAGTCCTATGTAAGTGTTGATGTTATCTATTACAAATTTTGGGGTTGGTGA
- the LOC11428993 gene encoding eukaryotic translation initiation factor 3 subunit A isoform X1 yields the protein MALFLKENALKRAEELINVEQKQGALQTLHDVITSKRYRSWQEIQEKIMFKYVELCVDLRKGQFAKDGLIHYRIICQQVNVGSLEEVVKRFIHLSTEKAEKACSQAREMEQALDVDDLEADKRPEDLLKCYVSEEKGKDRSDRELVTARFKFLWETYRIVLEVLRNNSKFEALYAMTAYRALQFCKQYKRKTEFRRLCEILRNHLANLNKYPDQRDRPDLSAPESLQLYLDTRFEQLKIATELELWKEAFRSVEDIHGLMCMAKKTLKPSLMTVYYATLIEIFWISSSHLYHAYAWFKLFLLQKSFNKDLSQKDLEFIASSVVLAALSVPPHDRNLELEHEKERNLRMANLIGFNLKNKMNSSKVLSRSSLLAELASKGVMSCVAQEVKDIYYLLENKFLPSDFALKVPPLLNKISKLGGKFSFASSVPEVQLSQYVPALKKLATLRLLQQVSNVYQTMKVENLAGMMPFSDFSVVEKISVDAVNQKFLSMKVDHMKKVVIFCKKSLEADGLRDHLASSALNKAREMISPPDRKQSKLGPLLPSLLEVVAKDHKILLARKSIIEKRKEVQERKPLETEQEEESKEAAEQRQLLTVFNSEHRRNQRIHREIAEREHEEAERHRNEELNLTNQLRMRQEMEKKLKKLSKTMDFLERAKREESAPLIEAAYQQRLVEERILHEREQQQEAELKERLSHRMENKQIFEEKVFNRRKVEFNRLGGEREESRKQEREKMRKLKHYLRLEEQRQQKLNEEEEARKHEEAERKKKEETERLAKLAEILEKQRQREREVEEKAEKQKREALAGKPNEPALRPYKPPPARRSLESDTAAPATSSAPAPGKYIPKFRRGGA from the exons ATGGCTTTATTCTTGAAGGAGAATGCTCTCAAAAGGGCAGAAG AGTTAATCAATGTGGAGCAGAAGCAGGGTGCTCTTCAGACGCTGCACGATGTTATTACTTCGAAAAGATACCGATCATGGCAGGAAATACAAGAAAAGATTATGTTTAAGTATGTAGAGTTGTGTGTAGACTTGCGGAAAGGACAGTTTGCGAAGGATGGGTTGATTCATTATCGGATCATATGTCAGCAAGTGAATGTTGGTTCGCTGGAGGAGGTGGTTAAGCGTTTTATTCACCTGTCAACGGAGAAAGCTGAAAAAGCCTGTAGTCAGGCTCGGGAAATGGAACAAGCCCTCGATGTTGATGACTTAGAGGCGGATAAAAGGCCAGAGGACTTGTTGAAGTGCTATGTCAGTGAGGAGAAAGGAAAAGATAGATCTGATCGGGAGCTTGTTACCGCACGATTTAAATTTCTCTGGGAAACTTACAGGATAGTGCTTGAAGTATTGCGGAACAACTCAAAATTCGAAGCTTTATATGCT ATGACAGCTTATCGAGCTCTCCAGTTTTGTAAGCAGTACAAAAGGAAAACAGAATTTAGAAGACTCTGCGAAATCTTAAGAAACCATTTGGCTAATCTTAACAAATATCCGGACCAACGTGACCGACCTGATCTTTCTGCTCCTGAAAGCTTGCAATTGTATCTTGATACTAGATTTGAGCAGCTGAAAATTGCCACTGAACTTGAACTCTGGAAG GAAGCCTTTAGATCTGTTGAAGATATACATGGCCTAATGTGCATGGCCAAGAAAACATTGAAACCATCCTTGATGACGGTTTACTATGCGACGTTGATCGAAATATTTTGGATATCTTCAAGTCATTTATATCATGCATATGCATGGTTCAAGctctttttgttacaaaaaagcTTCAACAAAGATCTGAGTCAGAAGGATTTGGAGTTCATAGCATCATCTGTTGTTCTAGCTGCACTTTCAGTGCCTCCTCATGATCGTAATTTAGAACTAGAGCATGAAAAGGAGCGAAATTTGAGGATGGCTAATCTCATTGGCtttaatcttaaaaataagATGAATAGCAGCAAAGTG CTCTCAAGGTCATCACTTCTTGCTGAACTG GCATCAAAGGGTGTAATGTCTTGTGTTGCACAAGAAGTGAAGGACATTTACTATCTTTTGGAAAACAAATTTCTTCCCTCAGACTTTGCACTTAAAGTACCACCCTtgctaaataaaatttcaaaattaggGGGTAAGTTTTCGTTTGCTTCATCAGTTCCAGAGGTACAATTGTCGCAGTATGTCCCAGCACTTAAAAAGTTAGCTACTCTGAGGTTGCTACAACAG GTGTCCAATGTGTACCAGACAATGAAGGTTGAGAACTTAGCTGGGATGATGCCTTTCTCTGATTTTTCCGTTGTGGAAAAAATCTCTGTAGATGCTGTTAATCAGAAATTTCTATCGATGAAAGTTGACCACATGAAAAAAGTTGTAATTTTCTGCAAGAAG AGTCTTGAGGCTGATGGCTTAAGGGATCACTTGGCCAGTTCCGCTTTGAATAAGGCAAGGGAAATGATATCTCCTCCTGATAGGAAACAATCAAAACTTGGACCCTTGCTCCCATCTTTGTTAGAGGTTGTGGCCAAAGATCACAAGATTCTCCTTGCTCGAAAATCAATTATTGAGAAGAGGAAAGAAGTACAAGAACGGAAGCCTCTTGAAACG GAACAAGAGGAGGAATCAAAAGAAGCCGCGGAACAAAGGCAGCTTTTAACTGTGTTTAATAGTGAGCATAGGAGGAATCAAAGGATTCACCGAGAAATAGCCGAAAGAGAACATGAAGAAGCTGAAAGGCATAGAAATGAGGAATTGAATTTGACTAACCAACTCAGGATGAGACAAGAAATGGAGAAGAAACtgaaaaaattaagtaaaaccATGGATTTTTTGGAAAGAGCTAAGAGAGAAGAGTCTGCTCCGCTAATCGAAGCGGCATATCAACAACGCCTAGTGGAAGAGAGGATTCTTCATGAGCGTGAGCAACAA CAAGAGGCTGAACTGAAGGAGCGGCTTAGTCATAGGATGGAGAATAAA CAGATATTTGAAGAGAAAGTTTTCAATCGTCGGAAAGTAGAATTTAACCGACTGGGGGGAGAGAGGGAGGAATCCAGGAAACAGGAGAGGGAAAAAATGAGGAAGTTGAAGCATTATCTTCGGTTGGAAGAACAGAGACAGCAAAAATTGAATGAGGAGGAAGAAGCTCGGAAGCATGAAg AGGCtgagagaaaaaagaaggaaGAGACCGAACGCTTAGCGAAATTGGCAGAGATACTTGAAAAGCAGAggcaaagagaaagagaagttgAAGAAAAGGCTGAGAAGCAAAAGAGGGAAGCATTGGCAGGCAAACCTAATGAACCAGCTTTGAGGCCTTATAAGCCTCCTCCTGCCCGTCGTTCATTGGAGTCTGATACTGCTGCACCTGCAACTTCCTCAGCCCCAGCTCCAGGGAAATACATTCCCAAGTTCCGGCGAGGAGGAGCTTAA